The following proteins are encoded in a genomic region of Alnus glutinosa chromosome 8, dhAlnGlut1.1, whole genome shotgun sequence:
- the LOC133876480 gene encoding probable inactive purple acid phosphatase 27 isoform X1 yields MESFVFREVSLILLLVVQCVAAHGRHGGVGEQPLSKIAIHRVLYALHDDASITAQPALLGTKGEDSQWVTVKLECPAPSEEDWVAVFSPAKFNSSTCPHDDEPKRQQAPYICSAPIKYKFANESNGGYSKTGKTSLKFRLVNQRADFSFALFSGGLLNPKLLAVSNTVTFANPKAPLYPRLSQGKYWNEMTVTWTSGCNVIEAVPFVEWGLKGESQTQSPAGTLTFKRNAMCGPPARTVGWRDPGFIHTSFLKELWPNLLYTYKLGHRLFNGTYIWSKSYYFKSSPYPGQDSLQRVVIFGDMGKAERDGSNEYNNYQPGSLNTTDQLIKDIDNIDIVFHIGDITYANGYISQWDQFTSQIEPIASTVPYMIASGNHERDVPGTGSFYDSNDSGGECGVLAETMFYVPAENRAKFWYSTDYGMFRFCIADSEHDWREGSEQYKFIEKCLATADRQKQPWLIFIAHRVLGYSSSYWEDGSFGEPMGRENLQKLWQKYKVDIAFFGHVHNYERTCPIYQNQCVNTERSHYSGTVNGTINIVVGGGGSRFSGFGPVQTRWSIHRDSDFGFVKLTAFDHSSLLLEYKKSSDGKVNDSFTISRDYRDVLTCVQDGCEPITLAP; encoded by the exons ATGGAGAGCTTCGTGTTCCGGGAAGTTTCATTGATATTGTTGTTGGTAGTGCAGTGTGTTGCAGCTCATGGTAGACATGGTGGAGTTGGGGAGCAGCCACTATCCAAGATTGCCATCCACAGGGTCCTCTATGCTCTTCATGATGATGCTTCTATCACAGCACAACCTGCCCTTCTTGGCACCAAG GGGGAAGATTCTCAGTGGGTCACAGTGAAACTTGAGTGCCCTGCCCCTTCTGAAGAGGATTGGGTTGCAGTCTTCTCTCCAGCAAAGTTCAA CTCATCTACCTGCCCGCATGATGATGAACCAAAACGACAACAGGCTCCATATATATGCTCAGCTCCAATAAAG TATAAGTTTGCCAATGAATCCAATGGTGGGTATTCAAAGACAGGGAAAACATCTTTAAAATTTCGATTGGTCAATCAGCGGGCAGATTTCTCTTTTGCATTATTCTCAGGCGGTTTATTAAAT CCAAAACTGTTGGCAGTTTCAAATACCGTAACTTTTGCAAATCCAAAGGCACCTCTTTATCCTCGCCTCTCTCAAGGGAAGTATTGGAACGAA ATGACAGTAACATGGACAAGCGGGTGCAATGTTATTGAGGCTGTACCTTTTGTTGAGTGGGGTCTTAAGGGAGAATCTCAAACTCAATCGCCTGCCGGAACATTGACTTTTAAACGAAACGCCATGTGTG GTCCGCCGGCAAGAACAGTTGGTTGGCGCGATCCTGGTTTCATTCACACGAGTTTCTTGAAGGAATTGTGGCCAAACTTACT GTACACTTACAAGCTTGGTCATAGGTTGTTTAATGGTACCTATATCTGGAGCAAGTCTTATTATTTCAAGTCATCGCCATATCCAGGGCAGGATTCATTGCAGCGTGTTGTGATATTCGGTGACATGGGAAAG GCTGAACGTGATGGTTCAAATGAGTACAATAATTATCAGCCAGGGTCACTCAATACCACAGATCAACTCATCAAAGACATAGACAACATCGACATAGTTTTTCACATAGGAGATATCACATACGCAAATGGATACATCTCACAGTGGGACCAATTCACATCACAGATCGAGCCCATTGCGTCAACTGTACCATACATGATTGCAAG TGGCAATCATGAACGGGATGTACCGGGGACTGGGTCCTTCTATGACTCTAATGATTCAGGTGGTGAATGTGGTGTTCTTGCTGAGACCATGTTTTATGTTCCTGCTGAGAATAGAGCTAAGTTTTG GTATTCAACAGATTATGGCATGTTCCGCTTCTGTATAGCTGACAGTGAGCACGATTGGAGGGAGGGTTCTGAACAGTACAAGTTCATCGAAAAATGTCTTGCAACAGCCGATAGGCAGAAACAGCCATGGTTGATCTTCATTGCTCATCGTGTTCTTGGTTATTCCTCCTCATATTGGGAGGATGGTTCATTCGGGGAGCCCATGGGAAGAGAAAACTTGCAAAAGCTCTGGCAGAAGTACAAAGTGGACATAGCATTCTTTGGCCATGTCCATAACTACGAGAGAACATGCCCCATATACCAG AACCAGTGCGTGAATACAGAAAGATCTCACTATTCAGGCACCGTTAATGGAACAATAAATATAGTTGTTGGAGGGGGAGGGTCCCGCTTCTCGGGCTTTGGACCGGTGCAAACCAGGTGGAGTATTCACAGAGATTCTGACTTTGGCTTTGTCAAACTCACTGCATTCGACCACTCATCCCTTCTCTTGGAGTACAAAAAGAGCAGTGATGGAAAGGTGAATGATTCCTTCACCATTTCAAGGGACTACAGGGATGTGTTGACCTGTGTACAAGATGGCTGTGAACCAATCACTTTGGCTCCTTGA
- the LOC133876480 gene encoding probable inactive purple acid phosphatase 27 isoform X2, producing the protein MVDMVELGSSHYPRLPSTGSSMLFMMMLLSQHNLPFLAPRYRIYSQGEDSQWVTVKLECPAPSEEDWVAVFSPAKFNSSTCPHDDEPKRQQAPYICSAPIKYKFANESNGGYSKTGKTSLKFRLVNQRADFSFALFSGGLLNPKLLAVSNTVTFANPKAPLYPRLSQGKYWNEMTVTWTSGCNVIEAVPFVEWGLKGESQTQSPAGTLTFKRNAMCGPPARTVGWRDPGFIHTSFLKELWPNLLYTYKLGHRLFNGTYIWSKSYYFKSSPYPGQDSLQRVVIFGDMGKAERDGSNEYNNYQPGSLNTTDQLIKDIDNIDIVFHIGDITYANGYISQWDQFTSQIEPIASTVPYMIASGNHERDVPGTGSFYDSNDSGGECGVLAETMFYVPAENRAKFWYSTDYGMFRFCIADSEHDWREGSEQYKFIEKCLATADRQKQPWLIFIAHRVLGYSSSYWEDGSFGEPMGRENLQKLWQKYKVDIAFFGHVHNYERTCPIYQNQCVNTERSHYSGTVNGTINIVVGGGGSRFSGFGPVQTRWSIHRDSDFGFVKLTAFDHSSLLLEYKKSSDGKVNDSFTISRDYRDVLTCVQDGCEPITLAP; encoded by the exons ATGGTAGACATGGTGGAGTTGGGGAGCAGCCACTATCCAAGATTGCCATCCACAGGGTCCTCTATGCTCTTCATGATGATGCTTCTATCACAGCACAACCTGCCCTTCTTGGCACCAAG ATATAGGATTTACTCGCAGGGGGAAGATTCTCAGTGGGTCACAGTGAAACTTGAGTGCCCTGCCCCTTCTGAAGAGGATTGGGTTGCAGTCTTCTCTCCAGCAAAGTTCAA CTCATCTACCTGCCCGCATGATGATGAACCAAAACGACAACAGGCTCCATATATATGCTCAGCTCCAATAAAG TATAAGTTTGCCAATGAATCCAATGGTGGGTATTCAAAGACAGGGAAAACATCTTTAAAATTTCGATTGGTCAATCAGCGGGCAGATTTCTCTTTTGCATTATTCTCAGGCGGTTTATTAAAT CCAAAACTGTTGGCAGTTTCAAATACCGTAACTTTTGCAAATCCAAAGGCACCTCTTTATCCTCGCCTCTCTCAAGGGAAGTATTGGAACGAA ATGACAGTAACATGGACAAGCGGGTGCAATGTTATTGAGGCTGTACCTTTTGTTGAGTGGGGTCTTAAGGGAGAATCTCAAACTCAATCGCCTGCCGGAACATTGACTTTTAAACGAAACGCCATGTGTG GTCCGCCGGCAAGAACAGTTGGTTGGCGCGATCCTGGTTTCATTCACACGAGTTTCTTGAAGGAATTGTGGCCAAACTTACT GTACACTTACAAGCTTGGTCATAGGTTGTTTAATGGTACCTATATCTGGAGCAAGTCTTATTATTTCAAGTCATCGCCATATCCAGGGCAGGATTCATTGCAGCGTGTTGTGATATTCGGTGACATGGGAAAG GCTGAACGTGATGGTTCAAATGAGTACAATAATTATCAGCCAGGGTCACTCAATACCACAGATCAACTCATCAAAGACATAGACAACATCGACATAGTTTTTCACATAGGAGATATCACATACGCAAATGGATACATCTCACAGTGGGACCAATTCACATCACAGATCGAGCCCATTGCGTCAACTGTACCATACATGATTGCAAG TGGCAATCATGAACGGGATGTACCGGGGACTGGGTCCTTCTATGACTCTAATGATTCAGGTGGTGAATGTGGTGTTCTTGCTGAGACCATGTTTTATGTTCCTGCTGAGAATAGAGCTAAGTTTTG GTATTCAACAGATTATGGCATGTTCCGCTTCTGTATAGCTGACAGTGAGCACGATTGGAGGGAGGGTTCTGAACAGTACAAGTTCATCGAAAAATGTCTTGCAACAGCCGATAGGCAGAAACAGCCATGGTTGATCTTCATTGCTCATCGTGTTCTTGGTTATTCCTCCTCATATTGGGAGGATGGTTCATTCGGGGAGCCCATGGGAAGAGAAAACTTGCAAAAGCTCTGGCAGAAGTACAAAGTGGACATAGCATTCTTTGGCCATGTCCATAACTACGAGAGAACATGCCCCATATACCAG AACCAGTGCGTGAATACAGAAAGATCTCACTATTCAGGCACCGTTAATGGAACAATAAATATAGTTGTTGGAGGGGGAGGGTCCCGCTTCTCGGGCTTTGGACCGGTGCAAACCAGGTGGAGTATTCACAGAGATTCTGACTTTGGCTTTGTCAAACTCACTGCATTCGACCACTCATCCCTTCTCTTGGAGTACAAAAAGAGCAGTGATGGAAAGGTGAATGATTCCTTCACCATTTCAAGGGACTACAGGGATGTGTTGACCTGTGTACAAGATGGCTGTGAACCAATCACTTTGGCTCCTTGA
- the LOC133876406 gene encoding probable inactive purple acid phosphatase 27 isoform X2, with protein MVDMVELGSSHYPRLPSTGSSMLFMMMLLSQHNLPFLAPRYRIYSQGEDSQWVTVKLECPAPSEEDWVAVFSPAKFNSSTCPHDDEPKRQQAPYICSAPIKYKFANESNGGYSKTGKTSLKFRLINQRADFSFALFSGGLLNPKLLAVSNTITFANPKAPLYPRLSQGKYWNEMTVTWTSGYNVIEAVPFVEWGLKGESQTQSPAGTLTFKRNAMCGPPARTVGWRDPGFIHTSFLKELWPNLLYTYKLGHRLFNGTYIWSKSYYFKSSPYPGQDSLQRVVIFGDMGKAERDGSNEYNNYQPGSLNTTDQLIKDIDNIDIVFHIGDITYANGYISQWDQFTSQIEPIASTVPYMIASGNHERDVPGTGSFYDSNDSGGECGVLAETMFYVPAENRAKFWYSTDYGMFRFCIADSEHDWREGSEQYKFIEKCLATADRQKQPWLIFIAHRVLGYSSSYWEDGSFGEPMGRENLQKLWQKYKVDIAFFGHVHNYERTCPIYQNQCVNTERSHYSGTVNGTINIVVGGGGFRFSGFGPVQTRWSIHRDSDFGFVKLTAFDHSSLLLEYKKSSDAKVNDSFTISRDYRDVLACVQDGCEPIALAPQLHVI; from the exons ATGGTAGACATGGTGGAGTTGGGGAGCAGCCACTATCCAAGATTGCCATCCACAGGGTCCTCTATGCTCTTCATGATGATGCTTCTATCACAGCACAACCTGCCCTTCTTGGCACCAAG ATATAGGATTTACTCGCAGGGGGAAGATTCTCAGTGGGTCACAGTGAAACTTGAGTGCCCTGCCCCTTCTGAAGAGGATTGGGTTGCAGTCTTCTCTCCAGCAAAGTTCAA CTCATCTACCTGCCCGCATGATGATGAACCAAAACGACAACAGGCTCCATATATATGCTCAGCTCCAATAAAG TATAAGTTTGCCAATGAATCCAATGGTGGGTATTCAAAGACAGGGAAAACATCTTTAAAATTTCGATTGATCAATCAGCGGGCAGATTTCTCTTTTGCATTATTCTCAGGCGGTTTATTAAAT CCAAAACTGTTGGCAGTTTCAAATACCATAACTTTTGCAAATCCAAAGGCACCACTTTATCCTCGCCTCTCTCAAGGGAAGTATTGGAATGAA ATGACAGTAACATGGACAAGCGGGTACAATGTTATTGAGGCTGTACCTTTTGTTGAGTGGGGTCTTAAGGGAGAATCTCAAACTCAATCGCCTGCCGGAACATTGACTTTTAAACGAAACGCCATGTGTG GTCCGCCGGCAAGAACAGTTGGTTGGCGCGATCCTGGTTTCATTCACACGAGTTTCTTGAAGGAATTGTGGCCAAACTTACT GTACACTTACAAGCTTGGTCATAGGTTGTTTAATGGTACCTATATCTGGAGCAAGTCTTATTATTTCAAGTCATCGCCATATCCAGGGCAGGATTCATTGCAGCGTGTTGTGATATTCGGTGACATGGGAAAG GCTGAACGTGATGGTTCAAATGAGTACAATAATTATCAGCCAGGGTCACTCAATACGACAGATCAACTCATCAAAGACATAGACAACATCGACATAGTTTTTCACATAGGAGATATCACATACGCAAATGGATACATCTCACAGTGGGACCAATTCACATCACAGATCGAGCCCATTGCGTCAACTGTACCATACATGATTGCAAG TGGCAATCATGAACGGGATGTACCGGGGACTGGGTCCTTCTATGACTCTAATGATTCAGGTGGTGAATGTGGTGTTCTTGCTGAGACCATGTTTTATGTTCCTGCTGAGAATAGAGCTAAGTTTTG GTATTCAACAGATTATGGCATGTTCCGCTTCTGTATAGCTGACAGTGAGCACGATTGGAGGGAGGGTTCTGAACAGTACAAGTTCATCGAAAAATGTCTTGCAACAGCCGATAGGCAGAAACAGCCATGGTTGATCTTCATTGCTCATCGTGTTCTTGGTTATTCCTCCTCATATTGGGAGGATGGTTCATTCGGGGAGCCCATGGGAAGAGAAAACTTGCAAAAGCTCTGGCAGAAGTACAAAGTGGACATAGCATTCTTTGGCCATGTCCATAACTACGAGAGAACATGCCCCATATACCAG AACCAGTGCGTGAATACAGAAAGATCTCACTATTCAGGCACCGTGAATGGAACAATAAATATAGTTGTTGGAGGGGGAGGGTTCCGCTTCTCGGGCTTTGGACCGGTGCAAACCAGGTGGAGTATTCACAGAGATTCTGACTTTGGCTTTGTCAAACTCACTGCATTCGACCACTCATCCCTTCTCTTGGAGTACAAAAAGAGCAGTGATGCAAAGGTGAATGATTCCTTCACCATTTCAAGGGACTACAGGGATGTGTTGGCCTGTGTACAAGATGGCTGTGAACCAATCGCTTTGGCTCCTCAACTCCATGTAATATAA
- the LOC133876406 gene encoding probable inactive purple acid phosphatase 27 isoform X1 — protein sequence MESFVFLEVSLILLLVVQCVAAHGRHGGVGEQPLSKIAIHRVLYALHDDASITAQPALLGTKGEDSQWVTVKLECPAPSEEDWVAVFSPAKFNSSTCPHDDEPKRQQAPYICSAPIKYKFANESNGGYSKTGKTSLKFRLINQRADFSFALFSGGLLNPKLLAVSNTITFANPKAPLYPRLSQGKYWNEMTVTWTSGYNVIEAVPFVEWGLKGESQTQSPAGTLTFKRNAMCGPPARTVGWRDPGFIHTSFLKELWPNLLYTYKLGHRLFNGTYIWSKSYYFKSSPYPGQDSLQRVVIFGDMGKAERDGSNEYNNYQPGSLNTTDQLIKDIDNIDIVFHIGDITYANGYISQWDQFTSQIEPIASTVPYMIASGNHERDVPGTGSFYDSNDSGGECGVLAETMFYVPAENRAKFWYSTDYGMFRFCIADSEHDWREGSEQYKFIEKCLATADRQKQPWLIFIAHRVLGYSSSYWEDGSFGEPMGRENLQKLWQKYKVDIAFFGHVHNYERTCPIYQNQCVNTERSHYSGTVNGTINIVVGGGGFRFSGFGPVQTRWSIHRDSDFGFVKLTAFDHSSLLLEYKKSSDAKVNDSFTISRDYRDVLACVQDGCEPIALAPQLHVI from the exons ATGGAGAGCTTCGTGTTCCTGGAAGTTTCATTGATATTGTTGTTGGTAGTGCAGTGTGTTGCAGCTCATGGTAGACATGGTGGAGTTGGGGAGCAGCCACTATCCAAGATTGCCATCCACAGGGTCCTCTATGCTCTTCATGATGATGCTTCTATCACAGCACAACCTGCCCTTCTTGGCACCAAG GGGGAAGATTCTCAGTGGGTCACAGTGAAACTTGAGTGCCCTGCCCCTTCTGAAGAGGATTGGGTTGCAGTCTTCTCTCCAGCAAAGTTCAA CTCATCTACCTGCCCGCATGATGATGAACCAAAACGACAACAGGCTCCATATATATGCTCAGCTCCAATAAAG TATAAGTTTGCCAATGAATCCAATGGTGGGTATTCAAAGACAGGGAAAACATCTTTAAAATTTCGATTGATCAATCAGCGGGCAGATTTCTCTTTTGCATTATTCTCAGGCGGTTTATTAAAT CCAAAACTGTTGGCAGTTTCAAATACCATAACTTTTGCAAATCCAAAGGCACCACTTTATCCTCGCCTCTCTCAAGGGAAGTATTGGAATGAA ATGACAGTAACATGGACAAGCGGGTACAATGTTATTGAGGCTGTACCTTTTGTTGAGTGGGGTCTTAAGGGAGAATCTCAAACTCAATCGCCTGCCGGAACATTGACTTTTAAACGAAACGCCATGTGTG GTCCGCCGGCAAGAACAGTTGGTTGGCGCGATCCTGGTTTCATTCACACGAGTTTCTTGAAGGAATTGTGGCCAAACTTACT GTACACTTACAAGCTTGGTCATAGGTTGTTTAATGGTACCTATATCTGGAGCAAGTCTTATTATTTCAAGTCATCGCCATATCCAGGGCAGGATTCATTGCAGCGTGTTGTGATATTCGGTGACATGGGAAAG GCTGAACGTGATGGTTCAAATGAGTACAATAATTATCAGCCAGGGTCACTCAATACGACAGATCAACTCATCAAAGACATAGACAACATCGACATAGTTTTTCACATAGGAGATATCACATACGCAAATGGATACATCTCACAGTGGGACCAATTCACATCACAGATCGAGCCCATTGCGTCAACTGTACCATACATGATTGCAAG TGGCAATCATGAACGGGATGTACCGGGGACTGGGTCCTTCTATGACTCTAATGATTCAGGTGGTGAATGTGGTGTTCTTGCTGAGACCATGTTTTATGTTCCTGCTGAGAATAGAGCTAAGTTTTG GTATTCAACAGATTATGGCATGTTCCGCTTCTGTATAGCTGACAGTGAGCACGATTGGAGGGAGGGTTCTGAACAGTACAAGTTCATCGAAAAATGTCTTGCAACAGCCGATAGGCAGAAACAGCCATGGTTGATCTTCATTGCTCATCGTGTTCTTGGTTATTCCTCCTCATATTGGGAGGATGGTTCATTCGGGGAGCCCATGGGAAGAGAAAACTTGCAAAAGCTCTGGCAGAAGTACAAAGTGGACATAGCATTCTTTGGCCATGTCCATAACTACGAGAGAACATGCCCCATATACCAG AACCAGTGCGTGAATACAGAAAGATCTCACTATTCAGGCACCGTGAATGGAACAATAAATATAGTTGTTGGAGGGGGAGGGTTCCGCTTCTCGGGCTTTGGACCGGTGCAAACCAGGTGGAGTATTCACAGAGATTCTGACTTTGGCTTTGTCAAACTCACTGCATTCGACCACTCATCCCTTCTCTTGGAGTACAAAAAGAGCAGTGATGCAAAGGTGAATGATTCCTTCACCATTTCAAGGGACTACAGGGATGTGTTGGCCTGTGTACAAGATGGCTGTGAACCAATCGCTTTGGCTCCTCAACTCCATGTAATATAA